From the genome of Scytonema hofmannii PCC 7110, one region includes:
- a CDS encoding S8 family peptidase: MRLLHKTIASTAIATTAFLGGLSAITQAATLTNSISFDREEPIAKVGGDLASLYTAYESALQKADGVTFQLPDSLLQLHNNHVAINAVASGSTNALLKNLEQLGLHKTSTRGSIVSGMLPIEAIDNMANLNSLQFARPAYQPLANVGLTTSQGDIAMKADVARSIFNVDGTGVTVGVLSNSFDNLGGAAADVASGDLPSGINVLKDLPSGGNDEGRATMQVIHDVAPGANLAFHTAFVSEADFANGILRLANEAGANVIVDNVIYFAEPMFQDGIIAQAVDSVVAQGVSYFSSAGNYGRDAYESAFNPSGLSDPILRGELHDFDPGSGVDVLQSITVPEGTRFRISFQWDSPFFSVSPGSGGSPNDLNVLLFDSTGTNVLSFSADNNIGADAIEVFTFVNDGSFGTDQFNLAISHSAGPYANLMKYVALTFLGTINEFNTDSGALYGHPNAAGAEAVVAAPYYLTPEFGTSPAVLDPFSSAGSTPILFDTSGNRLANPEIRLKPDIVAPTGVNTTFFFAGVDPDNDGLPNFFGTSAAAPHAAAVAALMLQAAPDTSPSKIYSLLESTALDMRTLGFDFDSGYGFIQADRAVAALVSPSVTPIPEPTSVLGVLAFSLLSAGLLQKRNSNKNLFVAKIGDG, translated from the coding sequence ATGAGGCTTCTCCACAAAACCATTGCATCAACAGCGATCGCTACAACTGCATTCCTTGGAGGTTTGTCGGCGATCACACAAGCAGCCACGTTGACCAACAGCATTAGCTTCGATCGGGAGGAGCCGATAGCTAAGGTGGGCGGCGACCTAGCTTCGCTCTATACTGCATATGAATCGGCTCTCCAAAAAGCAGACGGTGTCACCTTCCAACTGCCCGACTCTTTATTACAATTGCACAACAATCATGTGGCAATTAATGCCGTTGCTTCTGGTAGCACAAACGCCCTGTTAAAAAACCTGGAACAGTTAGGGTTACACAAGACCTCAACAAGAGGATCTATCGTTTCGGGTATGCTGCCTATCGAAGCTATAGACAATATGGCAAACTTAAACAGCCTGCAATTTGCTAGACCAGCCTATCAACCGTTAGCCAATGTAGGACTAACTACTAGCCAAGGCGATATCGCTATGAAGGCCGACGTTGCCCGGAGTATCTTTAATGTGGACGGAACTGGTGTTACGGTGGGCGTACTGTCGAACAGCTTTGATAACTTGGGCGGGGCAGCCGCCGATGTGGCTAGTGGCGACCTACCATCCGGCATTAACGTGCTGAAGGATTTGCCAAGTGGTGGCAACGATGAAGGTCGTGCCACAATGCAGGTGATTCACGATGTGGCTCCCGGTGCCAACTTGGCTTTTCACACGGCATTCGTGAGTGAGGCTGATTTCGCCAATGGCATTCTAAGGCTAGCAAACGAAGCTGGGGCTAACGTCATCGTAGACAACGTAATTTACTTCGCTGAGCCGATGTTCCAAGATGGGATTATTGCCCAAGCTGTGGACAGCGTAGTGGCTCAAGGCGTTTCCTACTTCTCCTCTGCTGGCAATTATGGTCGCGACGCTTATGAAAGTGCATTTAATCCAAGCGGCTTAAGCGACCCCATATTGAGGGGTGAGTTGCATGATTTTGATCCGGGATCAGGAGTGGATGTTTTACAAAGCATTACAGTTCCCGAAGGTACCAGGTTTAGAATTTCCTTCCAGTGGGATTCACCGTTTTTTTCTGTTAGCCCTGGCAGTGGCGGCTCCCCCAACGATCTGAACGTTCTTTTATTTGATAGTACTGGTACCAATGTATTGAGCTTCAGCGCCGATAACAACATTGGTGCAGATGCTATAGAGGTCTTCACGTTCGTCAACGACGGCTCCTTCGGGACAGATCAATTCAACCTCGCAATTTCGCACTCAGCTGGACCCTACGCTAACTTGATGAAGTACGTAGCGTTAACTTTTTTGGGTACTATCAACGAGTTTAACACCGATAGTGGGGCGCTCTACGGACATCCTAACGCTGCTGGAGCAGAGGCGGTAGTAGCAGCACCTTACTATTTAACACCTGAATTTGGTACGTCTCCGGCAGTGCTAGATCCATTTTCTTCAGCCGGATCGACACCAATACTATTTGATACATCTGGCAATAGATTGGCAAACCCGGAGATTCGCTTGAAGCCGGATATCGTTGCTCCAACCGGGGTTAACACCACATTTTTCTTTGCTGGGGTAGATCCCGATAATGATGGATTACCGAACTTCTTTGGCACATCAGCCGCCGCCCCACATGCGGCAGCTGTAGCGGCGTTAATGCTCCAAGCAGCTCCGGACACCAGCCCTAGTAAGATTTATTCGCTCCTGGAAAGCACAGCACTCGATATGAGGACACTTGGCTTTGACTTTGACAGCGGGTATGGCTTTATTCAGGCTGATAGAGCCGTAGCGGCACTCGTTAGTCCTTCTGTAACGCCCATTCCTGAACCCACGTCGGTGTTGGGTGTCTTGGCGTTTAGTCTTCTAAGTGCAGGTTTGCTACAGAAACGCAACAGCAACAAAAATCTTTTTGTTGCAAAAATTGGCGATGGTTAG
- a CDS encoding Nif11-like leader peptide family natural product precursor: protein MSIESARAFYERIVTDEAFKTQYQNAVSDDERREIVLAAGYNFTPEEWEAAMTQISESSDEELSDAELTAVSGGASVLLGKLPKRPIVYPFYGGPRL, encoded by the coding sequence ATGTCTATTGAAAGCGCAAGAGCCTTTTACGAAAGGATTGTTACCGATGAAGCATTCAAAACTCAATACCAAAATGCTGTCAGTGATGATGAACGCCGAGAAATTGTACTAGCTGCTGGCTATAACTTTACCCCAGAAGAATGGGAAGCCGCCATGACTCAAATCTCAGAGTCATCTGATGAAGAACTCAGCGACGCAGAACTAACAGCAGTTAGCGGTGGAGCGTCAGTGCTCTTAGGCAAGCTACCGAAACGGCCAATTGTGTATCCTTTCTACGGCGGACCAAGACTTTAG
- a CDS encoding Nif11-like leader peptide family natural product precursor encodes MSIESANAFYQRITTDEAFRTQLQNTASEGRTAIIQAAGYDFTPEEWEAATADILEASEANTELNDAQLEAIAGGILPVAAYGVILPPNLRWPKPKL; translated from the coding sequence ATGTCCATTGAAAGCGCAAACGCCTTCTATCAAAGAATAACTACAGATGAAGCATTCCGAACTCAACTCCAGAATACTGCCAGTGAGGGACGCACAGCAATCATACAAGCAGCCGGATACGATTTCACTCCAGAAGAATGGGAAGCTGCTACCGCTGATATTTTAGAAGCATCTGAAGCTAACACAGAACTCAACGATGCTCAGCTAGAGGCGATCGCTGGTGGTATTTTGCCTGTTGCTGCATATGGTGTTATTCTACCGCCCAACCTTCGTTGGCCAAAACCAAAACTATAA
- a CDS encoding type 2 lanthipeptide synthetase LanM family protein, whose translation MEFSKKELVNIVERASTITERLGTGFLPNDALEFDDIVPSRLEKWCQIVAKGDQEKFEKRLAWDGLTLDTVRRVLGSVHMADEQNLPPWVKTLNEGIKASALISVETLEKGAAEVYRCLSCQEPVPFEEVFLPFIHIAKQKLIVRTGDKYHLLSEEAQATLERSLLGLLAGYSSPILELNFSTFRASKQSPLLRLLGQFESSHSKEQYQAFIKYMLKGGGLLSFFQQYPVLARLVATVTDFWVDAIGEFLLRLASDWSEIQRTFQTEAELSQVVTIYPSLSDPHNNGRSVIAVVFASGLKLIYKPRDLGLEEGYFKLLAWINQQGISLPFKLLRTINHSTYGWVEFVESLPCQDKQEVQRYYQRAGMLLCVLYLLKANDCHFENLISCGEHPVLVDMETLMHHQVRETADSGKYAQAQLLADRQLFKDSVLRSNFLPQWLFGPDGRKVFTLSGLGGADGEQETSYHVLKWRNINTDNMSLSYEFAKIPSRANVPPLKGVTLLPNDYVEELVDGFQQMYQFLVKHREALLVSDSPLTALNHQQVRFVFRATQVYGSILCNSLQPEWLRDGVERSIKLDLLSRAFLSSDSKPLLWSLLKVELQAMEQMDIPYFVAYSDSAALSIGSSQTIEQCFTEPTYSAVNSRLQQLSDKDLAQQIIIIRGSLYSSITSELSDTLPYSNAYLNFDAVAPLSQKQMVEQAVAIAQDLKRSAICAADGSATWIGLGYMPLADRFQLQPIGDGLYDGRCGVALFLAALEAVTGGIGFRDLALEALQPLRRVLQTSDLKYQQKFAEQTGIGGAMGLGSIIYALVRISQFLGEPALVEDAKQAAHLMKPEAIGTDQHFDVMGGSAGAILGLLALHNLTAEPAFLEQATICGNHLLKNRVASDTGSRTWLSLDGKLLTGFSHGAAGIAYALLRLYDTTQDSVFLKAAKEAIAYEHSVFSPEAGNWPDLRFEKPSFKTSWCHGAPGIGMVRLGGVSVLDTCQIRHEIEVALKTTLQVNLQGVDRLCCGNFGRIELLLIAAQQLSRPELIETAQKQAAWVVTRAEQAGSFYLFPNLHKDIYNPGFFLGTSGIGYELLRLAYPNLLPSVLLWQ comes from the coding sequence ATGGAATTTTCTAAAAAAGAGCTGGTTAACATCGTAGAGCGAGCCAGCACAATTACCGAACGCCTTGGAACTGGGTTCTTGCCTAATGATGCTCTAGAATTCGATGATATCGTTCCATCCAGGCTTGAAAAGTGGTGTCAGATTGTCGCTAAGGGAGACCAGGAGAAATTCGAGAAGCGACTTGCTTGGGATGGTCTTACCTTAGACACTGTGCGCCGTGTGCTTGGTTCTGTTCACATGGCTGATGAGCAGAATTTACCACCGTGGGTGAAAACTTTAAATGAAGGTATTAAAGCCTCTGCTTTGATTTCTGTTGAAACCTTAGAAAAGGGTGCGGCAGAAGTGTACCGTTGTTTGAGTTGCCAAGAGCCAGTTCCCTTTGAAGAAGTTTTTTTGCCTTTCATACATATTGCCAAGCAGAAATTAATTGTTCGGACAGGCGATAAGTACCATTTACTTTCAGAAGAAGCCCAGGCAACACTTGAGCGTAGTCTTTTGGGATTGCTTGCTGGTTATTCCTCACCAATACTGGAATTAAATTTCTCAACTTTTCGTGCCAGTAAGCAGTCTCCACTACTCCGCTTACTTGGACAATTTGAGAGTAGTCATTCCAAGGAGCAGTATCAAGCTTTTATCAAGTATATGCTCAAGGGAGGGGGACTCCTGTCCTTTTTCCAGCAATACCCTGTGTTAGCTAGACTAGTTGCGACGGTAACAGACTTTTGGGTCGATGCTATTGGGGAATTTCTTCTGCGATTAGCCTCAGACTGGTCTGAAATTCAGCGAACTTTTCAGACTGAAGCGGAACTAAGTCAGGTCGTTACCATCTATCCGTCTCTTTCTGACCCCCATAATAATGGTCGTTCCGTGATCGCGGTAGTTTTTGCCTCAGGTCTGAAATTGATATACAAACCTAGAGACTTAGGCTTGGAAGAAGGGTATTTTAAGTTACTTGCCTGGATTAATCAGCAAGGAATCTCTTTACCTTTTAAGTTACTTAGAACGATCAATCACTCAACCTACGGTTGGGTTGAATTTGTAGAGTCTTTGCCATGTCAAGATAAACAGGAAGTCCAACGCTATTACCAGCGTGCTGGGATGCTGCTGTGCGTGCTGTATCTCCTAAAAGCAAATGACTGCCATTTTGAAAATCTGATTAGTTGCGGGGAACACCCAGTCTTGGTGGATATGGAGACGTTAATGCATCACCAAGTCCGGGAGACGGCAGACTCAGGAAAATATGCACAGGCTCAATTACTGGCGGATCGACAACTTTTTAAGGATTCTGTCCTGCGAAGCAATTTCTTACCGCAATGGCTCTTTGGACCGGACGGACGCAAAGTTTTTACCTTAAGTGGATTAGGAGGGGCAGACGGCGAACAGGAGACATCTTATCACGTACTTAAATGGCGTAACATTAACACCGATAATATGTCCTTAAGTTATGAATTTGCGAAAATCCCGTCGAGAGCTAATGTGCCTCCTTTAAAGGGTGTCACTTTATTGCCAAACGATTATGTTGAAGAACTTGTGGATGGTTTTCAACAAATGTATCAATTCCTGGTAAAACACCGGGAAGCACTCTTGGTCTCAGATAGCCCTTTGACAGCGCTAAACCATCAACAAGTTCGCTTTGTTTTTCGTGCCACCCAAGTCTATGGTTCTATACTTTGCAATTCGCTGCAACCTGAATGGCTGCGGGATGGCGTCGAACGCAGTATTAAGCTCGACCTTCTCAGCAGAGCCTTTCTCTCATCAGACTCAAAGCCTCTCTTATGGTCACTCTTGAAAGTAGAACTACAGGCGATGGAGCAGATGGATATCCCCTACTTCGTTGCTTATTCAGATAGTGCTGCATTGTCGATTGGCTCCAGTCAAACTATCGAACAATGTTTTACAGAACCTACTTATTCCGCAGTGAATTCTCGGCTACAGCAGCTCAGCGATAAGGATCTAGCACAGCAGATTATTATTATACGGGGTTCGTTGTACTCAAGTATCACTAGTGAACTGAGCGATACATTACCATATAGTAATGCCTATTTGAATTTTGATGCTGTCGCCCCCTTGAGCCAGAAACAGATGGTGGAGCAGGCAGTTGCGATCGCTCAAGATCTGAAACGCTCCGCAATTTGTGCTGCCGACGGTAGTGCTACCTGGATTGGACTAGGATATATGCCTCTGGCAGACCGATTCCAACTTCAGCCAATAGGAGATGGCTTGTACGACGGACGTTGTGGGGTAGCCTTATTCCTGGCAGCATTAGAAGCTGTCACGGGCGGCATTGGATTTCGCGACTTGGCATTGGAAGCTTTGCAACCCCTGCGTCGGGTTTTGCAAACCTCAGACCTTAAATATCAGCAAAAATTCGCCGAGCAAACAGGTATCGGTGGAGCTATGGGGCTAGGTTCAATTATCTATGCTTTAGTGCGAATTAGTCAATTTTTGGGCGAACCCGCTCTCGTGGAAGATGCTAAACAAGCAGCACACCTAATGAAACCGGAGGCTATTGGTACCGATCAACATTTTGACGTTATGGGTGGATCTGCAGGGGCAATTCTAGGTTTGTTAGCCTTACACAATCTCACTGCTGAGCCAGCATTTCTGGAACAGGCAACGATTTGTGGCAATCATCTCTTGAAAAACCGTGTTGCCAGTGATACTGGTTCTAGAACTTGGTTAAGTTTAGACGGAAAACTATTGACAGGATTTTCCCACGGTGCAGCTGGCATTGCCTACGCTTTGCTGCGGTTGTATGATACCACTCAAGATTCAGTGTTTCTGAAAGCTGCCAAGGAAGCGATCGCCTATGAACACAGCGTCTTTTCTCCAGAAGCTGGCAATTGGCCGGACTTAAGGTTTGAAAAACCGTCGTTTAAAACCAGCTGGTGTCATGGCGCTCCTGGTATTGGTATGGTGCGCTTAGGTGGTGTTTCGGTGCTTGATACTTGTCAAATTCGACATGAAATTGAAGTAGCTTTAAAGACCACGCTACAAGTCAATTTGCAAGGAGTAGACCGTCTGTGCTGCGGCAACTTTGGCAGAATTGAGCTTCTGCTAATAGCAGCCCAGCAACTATCACGCCCGGAATTAATTGAAACCGCTCAAAAACAAGCAGCATGGGTTGTGACTAGAGCAGAACAAGCTGGTTCTTTTTATCTCTTTCCCAATCTTCATAAAGATATTTACAATCCTGGTTTCTTTTTGGGAACATCTGGAATTGGTTACGAGCTATTGAGGTTAGCGTATCCAAACTTGCTTCCCTCTGTGCTGCTATGGCAGTAG
- a CDS encoding cache domain-containing protein → MKLTHRLLYPPAWSIAAKLSAALLSVAIIPMSFTAYYNLRQSLDSLEAGEYRKLELQATSTASRLDQLIIDIHRVLVQVSSDRNVVSFLTSNAPGKQKAFRLSMQQTLENISHSNPDFDAIFLMDTQGKCVASTEPKFVGNKYNYREYFQQAIQGKSYVSTILVGQTTGRPGLFLSHPVQSEKGKIVGVAVFKIKGEDIWEIVNELHGSQSYAFLVDQYGVIISHPDQSLLYHSLNPLPPETRKQVETDRRYGLKQIESLNIPELAVMVGANDPGHTSYRLRLAQMPQIVGFAPLKEQPWVLGVNQPKAQFTAPLNRLIWQHGSIVLVVGGMTAIIALFLARTISRPIRALTTAAQALEQGDFNPQELAVVSRTHDDMGQLVRIFLHMAREVKTREQNLKQQVTALRIEIDETKRVNQVAEITENEHFKQLQKKIQKLKQQTVSSGETETEYFQRLHSKVQSLKERTSY, encoded by the coding sequence ATGAAGCTTACACATCGGTTACTTTACCCACCCGCCTGGTCGATCGCCGCCAAACTTTCGGCGGCATTGCTCTCAGTTGCAATTATACCGATGAGCTTCACCGCCTACTACAACCTGCGACAGAGCTTAGATAGCCTAGAAGCTGGCGAATACCGCAAACTAGAATTACAAGCTACCAGTACTGCTAGTCGCCTAGACCAACTGATTATTGATATTCATCGCGTTTTAGTCCAAGTTAGCAGCGATCGCAATGTGGTAAGTTTCCTCACTTCCAACGCTCCTGGAAAGCAAAAAGCCTTCCGTCTGTCGATGCAGCAGACACTGGAAAACATCTCCCACTCTAACCCAGACTTTGATGCTATCTTTCTCATGGACACACAAGGTAAATGTGTCGCTTCCACCGAACCAAAATTCGTTGGTAATAAATATAACTATCGGGAATACTTCCAACAGGCAATCCAAGGAAAATCCTACGTCTCTACCATCTTGGTAGGTCAAACGACCGGACGACCAGGACTGTTCCTCTCGCACCCGGTGCAATCTGAAAAGGGCAAAATTGTGGGAGTGGCGGTATTCAAGATTAAGGGAGAAGATATCTGGGAAATTGTTAATGAATTGCATGGCTCCCAGAGTTATGCCTTCCTTGTTGACCAGTACGGGGTGATTATCAGTCATCCCGACCAATCCCTACTTTATCATAGCCTCAACCCCTTGCCGCCAGAAACGCGAAAGCAGGTCGAAACCGACAGACGCTATGGTCTTAAGCAGATCGAGAGCTTAAACATTCCAGAGTTAGCGGTAATGGTGGGAGCCAACGATCCGGGACACACCAGCTATCGCTTGAGACTTGCACAAATGCCCCAGATAGTTGGCTTTGCACCTTTGAAAGAGCAACCTTGGGTTTTAGGAGTCAACCAACCCAAAGCACAGTTTACCGCTCCCTTGAATCGCCTAATCTGGCAACACGGCAGTATTGTGCTAGTTGTAGGGGGAATGACGGCAATCATAGCATTGTTCTTAGCACGGACTATTTCCAGACCAATTCGCGCCCTCACAACCGCAGCACAAGCACTGGAACAAGGGGATTTCAATCCTCAAGAATTGGCTGTTGTGTCTCGCACTCATGACGACATGGGTCAACTTGTGCGTATTTTTTTACACATGGCTCGTGAAGTTAAAACTAGAGAGCAAAACCTAAAACAGCAGGTAACCGCCCTGCGAATTGAGATAGACGAAACTAAAAGAGTCAATCAAGTTGCGGAAATTACTGAGAACGAACACTTTAAACAGTTACAAAAAAAGATACAAAAGCTGAAACAGCAAACCGTAAGCTCAGGTGAGACTGAGACAGAGTACTTCCAGCGATTGCATAGCAAGGTGCAATCCCTTAAAGAGCGTACAAGTTACTAA
- a CDS encoding NHLP leader peptide family RiPP precursor, with product MSNPNQTLEERIIAKAMNDEAYKQQLMSNPRLIIEQELGRSWPQEVEIEVVQQTKKKVYLVLPPNTDELPNQELSEQQLEAVAGGVGAEAQTTPFCAVVIFSIAVCRR from the coding sequence ATGAGTAATCCAAATCAAACTCTCGAAGAACGCATTATTGCCAAAGCAATGAACGATGAGGCTTATAAGCAACAGCTAATGAGCAATCCCAGGTTAATTATTGAACAAGAACTGGGTCGTTCTTGGCCACAGGAAGTTGAAATTGAAGTTGTTCAGCAAACGAAAAAGAAAGTTTACCTGGTACTTCCCCCAAATACAGATGAACTGCCGAATCAAGAGTTGTCTGAGCAACAGTTAGAAGCTGTGGCAGGAGGTGTAGGAGCTGAAGCACAGACAACACCATTTTGTGCCGTTGTAATCTTTAGTATTGCCGTCTGTAGACGCTAA
- a CDS encoding nif11-class peptide radical SAM maturase 3, producing the protein MSKEYQRISYAVWEITLKCNLACSHCGSRAGQARTKELSTEEALDLVQQLAEVGIKEVTLIGGEAFLRPDWLEIAKAITQAGMLCGMTTGGYGISLDMARRMKEAGISMVSVSTDGMEATHDHLRGRKGSWKSGLRTMGYLKEVGIPFGCNTQINRLSAPEFPLIYEHIRDAGACAWQIQLTVPMGNAADNADILLQPSELLDIYPMLARVTQRANREGVKVRAGNNIGYYGPYERLLRGGGNEWTFWQGCGAGLSTLGLEADGAIKGCPSLPTAAYTGGNIRERSLREIIEQTEELRFNLGADTPQGTEHLWGFCKTCKFAELCRGGCTWTAHVFFNRRGNNPYCHHRALEQAKHGIRERVYPKVRAQGLPFDNGEFALIEEPLDAPWPLDDPLHFTADRIQWSNSWQEEPEYTYSLAR; encoded by the coding sequence ATGTCTAAAGAGTACCAACGAATCAGTTATGCTGTTTGGGAAATTACCCTCAAGTGCAACCTCGCTTGCAGCCACTGTGGTTCACGAGCAGGTCAAGCTCGTACAAAAGAACTCTCAACAGAAGAAGCGCTTGACCTTGTTCAACAGTTAGCCGAAGTTGGCATCAAGGAAGTGACTCTCATTGGAGGAGAAGCGTTTTTGCGTCCGGACTGGCTGGAGATTGCTAAAGCTATTACTCAGGCAGGTATGCTCTGCGGCATGACTACCGGCGGCTATGGCATCTCACTAGACATGGCACGCCGGATGAAGGAAGCAGGAATTTCTATGGTTTCCGTCTCAACGGATGGAATGGAGGCGACTCATGACCACCTGCGTGGTCGAAAAGGCTCTTGGAAGTCCGGATTGAGAACTATGGGCTACCTCAAGGAAGTTGGTATTCCCTTCGGTTGCAATACCCAGATCAACCGCCTGTCTGCTCCGGAATTCCCGCTTATCTACGAGCATATCCGTGATGCTGGCGCGTGTGCATGGCAAATCCAGCTGACTGTTCCTATGGGCAACGCAGCAGATAACGCAGACATCCTGCTCCAACCATCCGAACTATTAGATATCTACCCCATGCTTGCCCGTGTTACCCAACGAGCCAACCGTGAAGGAGTCAAGGTACGTGCTGGTAATAACATCGGTTACTACGGTCCTTATGAACGGTTGCTACGTGGGGGAGGTAATGAATGGACATTTTGGCAGGGTTGCGGTGCCGGATTATCCACGCTGGGTCTGGAAGCGGATGGTGCAATTAAAGGCTGTCCTTCATTACCCACGGCAGCATATACTGGTGGTAACATTAGAGAGCGCTCTCTACGTGAAATTATTGAACAAACAGAAGAGCTGCGGTTTAACCTCGGTGCCGATACTCCCCAAGGGACGGAACATTTGTGGGGATTCTGCAAGACCTGCAAGTTTGCTGAGCTATGCCGTGGAGGCTGCACTTGGACGGCTCACGTCTTTTTCAATCGCAGAGGTAACAATCCTTACTGCCATCACCGCGCTCTAGAGCAAGCGAAGCATGGCATACGAGAGCGTGTTTACCCTAAAGTAAGGGCGCAAGGACTTCCTTTTGATAACGGTGAGTTTGCCTTGATTGAGGAGCCACTTGACGCTCCTTGGCCTCTCGACGATCCACTTCATTTTACTGCTGACCGCATTCAATGGTCAAACAGTTGGCAAGAAGAACCTGAATACACTTACTCCTTAGCAAGATAA